The genomic interval CCATGCCTGCTCATATGAAATCCAACACAGATCAGTCTCAGTTCAAGATCTATTTACGAAAACGTAACTGTATTACTCGATTAATGTTACCTGATTAGGACCCTTCTGCACGTCCAACTCTGTAATCCAAATAGGCAACTTTGCAGCGGCAAGATAGTCAATAGAAGATCTTATGTAAGGAATGTTGGGAGTAACAAAATGTGACTCAAGTCCAATCCCGAATCGGCCTTTGTAATTATCTTGTACCTTTTGAATCCCTCTAAGCCTGGTAATGTAGGCTTTTGGTGACGATTTCCAATCTCTGCTCTCCTCAATGGTATTGAAATCATTCAAGAATAAAGGAGTTGCTCCATCAGTTTTAAGAGCCCAATTATACATGATGCCTGAAGCTGAAGGACCCATCTTTCTTtcaaagaaatcaaaatgcAGATTTTCATTGACAACATCCCATGCAATAAGTTGGCCCTTGTATCTATTCACAATATTACGTGCTCTCCAATATGCGTCCGTGGTGAGTCGTTTCGTAGGGAGTGATTTGACCCAGCCTTGTACGTTCTGTGGATCATCCCAGAAAACATTGTGACCTCTTACTGCAATGTTGTGCCGTTTCGCAAACGAAAGCATGGCATCCGGAACCGAGTAGTCCTGATGTCCTTCGGAAGTTTCTGTGCTATACCATTTCATTTCGTTTTCAAATGTTGTCACTCTGAACCTTGATGTGAACCAATTTTGGTAGGCAGTGTTGGAGAGAATGAGTTTGTTCATAGCACAGCCAAATGGGAAACCTCCTGCTTTTTGTTCGATAGAGATCGTAGCATTTGGAAGAGGGTTTCCTTGCGCATCAACTGTTTGGATTTTCACCTCGCTCCTACGTATCTGCAAACAATTTTGTCCAGTTTCTTCATTATGCATGTAATTACCtttaattgtatgaacttAGAAAGCTAGTGATTGCATGCAGTAAGATAATTTCCAAGTTCAAATAATCACATTTACTTGAGATAATAGTGATCGATTGCATGCAGTAAGATAATTGCCTAGTCCAAATAATCACATTTACTGAGATGATAGTGATCGATTGCATGCAGTAACATAATTGCCTAGTCCAAATAATCACATTTACTTGAGACGCCTTGCCTTTTCAATGCTTTGATCTTGATGAGACATCCATTGCTCCTGGGTGAAAGGTTGTAAAGAGATGCTATCAACCCAAATTTCGGCCATAGTGTTTTCGCTCTGGAGTGTTCAACAAATCAAAGAtctaattattataaaattacaTATGGCACAAATAATTTTATTGCATGCAGTGATCAATATATCGGAATAAGTAGCTACAACCTCAAAATAGAGCTCGGCAATGCCAGAGGCATCCACATTTAGGCCACCTTTGAGCATGGTCCAACAATTTGATTCTGCAATAGTTGCACCGGCGGGAACGTATCCGGTAGGTGTGTTAAAAACAGCAGTTACCGGAACGTCACTACCGTTGCTCACTTGTACCCAAGCTGCAGACATGCATCAACAAATTAGAACTTGATAATTAATTACCACGTAGAGCACAAATGAACAATTTCTGCACTGCCTTTGCCTTGTATATATAAAgttacataatttatatacCAGAAAATGTGTAGAGCTTGTCACTTTCCAAGTGAACCCTCTGAAGAATACTGTCATGTGGTTGGCTTCTGCTATGAGCCACTATGAAGCTATTGTTTTCGGATTTTCGATGTTCTATGGTTGCATTACCGAAGGTAGTCCAGCCGTTTAAGCCTTCATTTAATTCCGGGTTTACGATGATTCCTCCATCGTACTGGGGTTTGAGAGGATTCGCCAAACACTGAAAATTAAGGGAAAACATATCATTTTAGGGTTTGCCAAATAAGGTTTAAGTAAGGAATGCACATATCGCTGGATTACTTGTGCGTAAAACTTGCCTCAATACTGGCTGTGTAATCATAGGGTACACCATTTGCTTCCAACGACGTCCCTGCCAAAGTATTCTTTAAATACTCTTATATGATCTAGCACAATTTTCAAACAGCTAAGCCTAGTATAGTTGCTTGCGAACACGTACGGTACAGTATGTATACACTTTTGTACGTtactactatatatatatatatatatcaattgcAAAATTGTAATACATTAATCAGGTCCAGTAATCAGTATATATGAATGCATGTCTAATACTCTAATTTCTCTACAATAATCTAACATATCAAATGTCCCATGATTTCGataaacaaaacacaaaactAATAAAGTATACCAAACCTGTAGCTAAAAGAAGGGTGCATAACAGAAGAAGCATGTTGGTTCCTGCTTGAATCTTCATTCATCAATAAACAAGCATATTATTTGATGAGGGAAAAGGAGCGAAGCACTGCATGTATTTATATGTAAAGCAAAAGATGATGAAATTAAATCAAATCTTGATATAATTTGCTTATGTGGGAGATTCATCGCTGGTAATaaaactaaattaaattaaattagtcAAATCTGGACGAAACTTTATGCCAGTCAAATCTGGATTGATTAATGCACTGAACTGAAAGTGTTCAATGTAAGAATCCAAATTTGATCTCATGCATGTACTTTGACTGCGCTAGAAGTTATCTCCGAAGTAAATTTATGTTCTCCCCGATCCAAGCTTTGcaataatttactttcagCTTCTTTGGAatctttaataaatttaataataaatatatggGAACTCATACGCTAAATTTCATGATCAATCGACGTTCTGCTAGAGGGTCAAAGTGCGTTATATGCATATTGATTGATTATGATCATTCATGGTTTAAGAACAATAAGATAATTAATGTATCCTTTCATCATACGCGTCTGCTCCGATTTCACGACATCTGAAATATATTAGATATTTCTTGATAACTTGTATACGAGATCGATCATTAAAAAATGTCAATGCAAGTTTTTGGCTTTGATATTCAATTAGAGttattgtaacgaccctaaaatttcgagtataaaaactcaaaatttcaaagtcgttaaacaccaaacaatctcaatgaaatcgaaatcatttaaaatgccacagcggatcatctctgagttcaaaatacaactcagtcaaaccgattattacaaaccaaattataattcaacattataacaaatggaaatgtataatcctcacaacaacctcacaagatagtcacaccaaatcctcacacaagttggagataaataacttcaagtcctctgagcggtccgtcaattcccgctaatccacacctgcggagttatctaCTAcatcatcgaattggtgcaccgagattgtaaacacaaacccggtaagctttacagttcgtatgagtaaaatgaaaatataactcgcataacaatatatacgaaaatccacaaatcaaacaaatataaatgcactcatgagtcaatggacggcccatctggctgtcccaaaaaaatatgaaatgaagcgctcatgagaaattaagtaaccattctagttacccaaatgcatttataatacgggtactaaagaacgctggtacacatctgttacctctctcgtagtacaccgccgatattgggcaaccacccgctacccaacatccaaaaatatgagtactcatgagcagataaccacctgttacctcacatgcagtactccggcagacagactagagctctaactgtatcgtaactttcgcccggccaaaggctaggttccgacttgccaaacacgtacaataatctcacatcatattgtaccaaaatcaagtccgaagacaatcaacattttaacaatctccatgttaaattcacgtacaataatcacacctcatattgtaccaatcaaaatcacgtacaataatcacacctcatattgtacaaatcaaaatcacgtataataatcacacctcatattatacaaatcaaaatcacatgttcgatatataaatctcatcatcaaaatgacataatcacaataaaatcataacagtatattatatagcaaactatatatatatgtacatatttaccatttatacaatacatatataatccactatatcatatacatgtcttatttcataaacacgtccgtagacaaaaactcattcgaagacaaaactcgtccgaagacaaaacgttttaacaaactccatgttaaaatcacgtacaataatctcacatcatattgtacaaaaatcaagtctgaagacaaatcaacatttttaacaaacaccatgttaaaaccacgtacaataatcacacctcatattgtacaaattaaatcacatgctcaatataattcttgtcatcgaaatgacctattcacaatgaattcataacagtatataatatagcaaattatatataagtacttatttaccatttgtacaaatatatatattccactatatcatatacatgtcgtatttcaatatttaaaactcttgcaaaaatcttgaaattcACCGCAAGAGTAGATTCgtaatatgtgagattttactcaccttatcgactcgagcgtaattccacaatttcctaagataattcatttccttgatttatcgatcaccttgaaaagataagaaaagaatttagaaacgtttcgtaaacctttaaatgccgaaacagtaataatcggttactgttcagcaattttcggttttacgaatttactgttcactgtgtactattcacgtatttactatgcatgtattactgtacaaatacacatccaatacgtatttctgtacgagtgcatactgtttacgtattcttgtacgtgtaaatattattcaaatgtacgtactgtctcagtaaataataattactgaattacccttccaaaattattttttacatttactaaaagtaaatttacatttacattcactgtacgtaaataaaatttatatttaccgtacgtaaatcacatttttacatttaccgtacgtaaaaataaattacaaaattaccattcggaaacactgttcacgcgcagccgcatgtggcggcgcgtgaggtgcacgcgtggcgctcacgcgccactcaccgtggcagcgcgtggggcccacgcgccgaaaccaaccaaggcgcgtatgacgccaccgccgccccaaatctcttctccttcctcccctcttccttcccacgacGTCACACCGTGCCTAGCCACCTCCACGcgtccacacgcgccgcccaaggcggcggtatccccaaatctcctcctcctccgattctctcccaaacttcatcaaatcgatcccaaaatcatccaca from Argentina anserina chromosome 2, drPotAnse1.1, whole genome shotgun sequence carries:
- the LOC126782410 gene encoding endo-1,4-beta-xylanase 5-like, which codes for MKIQAGTNMLLLLCTLLLATGTSLEANGVPYDYTASIECLANPLKPQYDGGIIVNPELNEGLNGWTTFGNATIEHRKSENNSFIVAHSRSQPHDSILQRVHLESDKLYTFSAWVQVSNGSDVPVTAVFNTPTGYVPAGATIAESNCWTMLKGGLNVDASGIAELYFESENTMAEIWVDSISLQPFTQEQWMSHQDQSIEKIRRSEVKIQTVDAQGNPLPNATISIEQKAGGFPFGCAMNKLILSNTAYQNWFTSRFRVTTFENEMKWYSTETSEGHQDYSVPDAMLSFAKRHNIAVRGHNVFWDDPQNVQGWVKSLPTKRLTTDAYWRARNIVNRYKGQLIAWDVVNENLHFDFFERKMGPSASGIMYNWALKTDGATPLFLNDFNTIEESRDWKSSPKAYITRLRGIQKVQDNYKGRFGIGLESHFVTPNIPYIRSSIDYLAAAKLPIWITELDVQKGPNQAWYLEQILREVHSHPQVQGIVIWSAWQPQGCYRMCLTDNNFKNVATGNVVDKLLHEWGLRDFDTTSATTDTNGFYEASLFHGDYEVNITHPSVTNSSLVHRFNLAPRSESQGPLQLKLSV